TCGAATCCATTTTTCTGTCCCTTTGATACTTACAATGCACCGATCCCAGTCGAGGCTCTGTGCCGCCCGCCAGAGGCCCGACGGCGAGAAGGCCGGCAACCAGCGCCTTGGAGGCTCCTGCTCTGACTTCCTGCTCTCGCCAAAAAGCCCTCCTGACCCAGAGGGGCCTCGATCCAGCCGCAGTCCGAGATGCGAGCCGTTCGGTGTTCGGCGGCGCTCCGCGGCGTCCAGCCTTGGGGGCCTGGACACTGGGGCCGGGGCTTTCTTCCGCAGACTTCGAAGATGGAGGCtttcggggggcgcctgggagcAGTCGGGGAGGGGGTCGCGCACTTCGGCTCCCCggggcagctgggagcccgaggtggggaaGGTCCTCTGCGCGTCCCAAGAGCCGGAGGCTCCAAGTCCGCGGGCCGCGCGCGCCCTCTGGAGGCGAcggcctctgtccctctgccgGCGCCGCCCCCTCCGGGGTTTTGGATTAGCAGAGCGCTCGGGCCGGTGCCTTTCTGGGCCTCCAGAGGAGCCGGGAAAGCTGTGGCAGAGCACGCCGCGGTGGGCCACGGTGGGCGCGCCCTCTGCGCCCTCCCTCGCGGGCAGGAAGGGGGTGTTCAGCCGCCGGGATCCTCTAAGCCTTGCTGAGCTGTACTGCCGGGCGCCCTGGGCTGGACCCCGGCGCGGGGCTGAGGACCGGGGAGGCCGCGGGCCGGGTCGGGCCCCTTGGCAGCCCAGCCCATTCTTCTGGGAAGGCGGTGAATTAGCCATCAGATCAGCCGCGCAGAAACGAACAAAGGCCGGTGTGGGTCAGGGCCCCGCACCCGTCTGGCGGAGGCTCTGGAGACAGGGGCTCCCACGGAAAGCCCAGCTGGCCACCGGGGACAGCGGGGTGCCCACTCCATCCCGGCCATCCCCGCTCCCCCTTCTGCGGCTCTCAAAAGCCAGAAGCCAGCAAGGCAGGCGTCATCTCTGCCCACCTTCTTCCTCCAAAACAAAACGGCTCCAGCCTCTCTGCAGGGGCAACAAAGACAGCAGGCCTGCGGCCTTGTCCCCCAGGAGCTGCACTTCCAGTCCCCAGGCCTTTTCTGGAGAGTGGGTCGCATTTCTGTTTGTAGTGAAAACCTCCTCAGGAGGGAAAACATTCAGGCCTTCGCCCCAACTAGCCTGCCAACGAAGGCCAACATCCAGGTCCAACTTCTGTCACTTCAAAGGGAGATCGTGTCTCCCTGCAGGCTGAAATTTATGAACAAATTCAGGCCGAGGGTGATGCAAACCTTGAAGGCCCAGGGAAGGTTCTAGAATAGGCAAACCTCCTCCTTCTTATGAGCAGAGTTAGGACTACAGTGGCACCCGTGACTCCAAACCTCTGGAGCAAATCCCCTGGGGTTTTTGAGCTGTGTCCTTTTAAAGAGGAAGCCCAGGAGGGGACTCCAGGGGTCACGGAACTTTCCAGCACAGTGTCTTTGGGGGTTAACTTGAAGTATCACTTTCTGGAAAAGGTCTCAAAGTGAGTTTATGATGTCGGGCAGCGTCCCTGACCTCTGTCCACTAGATGTCAGGGGCAGGGAcactcccccctgcccccaagaGTCGTGGCCAAATTGCCCTTTGTGAACTGCTGGTGTAGGGGTCACAGTCGTAACCAAACCGACCCCTTCGCCTAGAGAAAAACACCCTTTTCCCCGCTCCAGGAAAGGGGCTAACCCTTTCCCGAAGCCTTAGATGTTTTGGTCCCTCGGTTCAGTCCACATCCAGAGTGTTTCGCCTTGAGAAAGGGCAAGTGAAGAGAGACTACTGTTTCCAGGCATCACGCACGATATAAACCAGGctgacaaagttaaaaaaaaattttattgatataCTAAAAGTTAACAGAAAGTAAGACAAACCCTGACACCACTTGCTAATGTCTTTCCCCTGCAAAATAAATTAACAtcagaaaccagaaaacaaaccTGCAACCTAGGCCTAGTGTTAGTTTTCCAAAAATACTAGAAAAGCAACAGAATCTTTAAATGTACTTGAGCAAAAATCTGGTCATCTAGGCACTACctcgcccctcctcccaccccctcccctcaaacCACCTCGGGCTTCCTGGGGGAAGCATTTTCTCTAACTGGTAGGTCCTGATTGAATAAGGGGGCTGGGCTGCAGTCCTGCTTCAACAAAGATCTTAAGCTTCCCGGGGCAATCACATACtcacttttgttctctctcttttaaaaaagcaaacaacagcCATAGTTTAAAGCGATTAGAAGTGGCAcacatgaatgattttttttttttaaattaaaaaacacaaatcaagCCAGCAATTGGCACTGGTCCAAAGCTCTGGGCCCCCCTGTTTCCCCTTAATGAAACCTCTAGGCCCAGAGCCCTCTTGGTCAGGTCATAATTTTGAGTGTAACCCAGAACAAGGCACACTCTTTTTGgtaccaaaaaaatatatataaaaatatgtcaaaCCCTCTTAAGAAGAGGACAGACCGGCCACTTCTTCCTAGCCATGACAGACACGCAAACAAAGACACGACAGGATTAAAACACCCAGTCAGGCTATACCGCGAGGCAGCCCATGTAGGGAACCCCGCACAGTCCATGACTCTCCGATCACGGAGGCACGGACACACACGCGCACATAGCAGCAAATAAAAAAGCACTACTCTTATTGGTAAACGTGACAATCAACTCTCCAGCCCAAGCGGTCACACCAACACGTGTgtgcacggacacacacacacaggcacacacgcatACACCCTTTTAAACATGAACCACACGGAGTCACAAgcaccagaaaaaaacaaaacagtaagaaaCCAAAAGCCCACgcaacacagcaagaaggcaaagTGGCTGGGAGTGAGGTGTGGCCGAGTCAACTTTGGGATTGAAGTAGCTGGTAAACAGAAAGGCACCACGTTGGGGTTTGGAGACCTGGCTGCCGAGAACGTCAGGTCCGCTCCGACAAGCGTATACCCAGTGGCCCACGGAAACCCAGGGTGGCCCCAAGGGCTTGGAGGGCAGCTGGTGGCCTGGCTCTGGGGGCTCTAAGgcagcatggtgcctggcagaAAGGGAGTTGCAAAACCTGGAGgccagcagccccctcccccagggggaGGCAGCCTGGAGGAGCCCCTCTATTTACAGCCAGGGAGCATTGGGGTGTCCAAGAACCAGAGGGGAAACTGGTGTCAGTAGCCCAGAATGCCGGGATCCCTCTCTTCCAGACTGCACAGGGAGCAagtctcctctctcctgcccgCTCTCTGGTTCCAGCCGCCATCTCTGGAGCTCAGCCCTCCGATCTGCCGAGACGGGCACTGCTCCCCCCATGGCCCAGCATGGCTACCGCACAGGAGACCAGAAGCTGCACATAGACACCCCTTGGCAAGGTCCCGGACACGGGCCTGTCCCCAAAGGCACACTGTTGAGACAGACTCACAGCACAAGCCGTCTCTTCTATTTGGCGCAGACAGGGAGGGACAAGGGAGCGGGAGGTCTGGCAGGGCCGCCCCTTAGAAAGCTGAGCCCACCACATGAGCCCGGGGTCCCCTGTGATCAAGGCAACAGGACAGAGGGAATGCTCGCACCTGCCGGCTGAGGACCCCGCACCTCCACTTTCTCTTGGCATCCCAGAGACCCGGTGACCCTACTCCTTGAGCCACCTTTCTGCCATAAGCCGCACGAGGCTTGTCCCAGACTCGGCCCATCTGGGTGCAGGCAGTCAGGCTGGCAGATCCAGCCTCTCCAGGGGCCCTCTGCCGGGGGTAGGGGAAATGCTCAGATCGTGCACCGCTTCCAAATGGTCCGGGGACACAGCTTCACAGTGGGGAAGGAGCATGTGGAATCCCCAAAGGTGGGAGGGATTGTCAGGGAAGGCGGTGCCCTCCCACTGCGGCGGAGGGGCCGCTGCCGGACACCTGTCCCAAGCCCGAAGCCAGCAGGCCGTGGAGGGTGCGTCTAACTCCAGCAACTGCCCACACTCCCTCCTTCCACGGCTCCTCGGAGGCAGCGTGTGGAGCCACGGCTGTCCTCGCACAGAACAGCAGAAGGGAGGGCAACCAAAGTGACGCCCATCTGCCCCTGCTGCCCGCAAACAGGAGGTTCTAGTGAAACAGCTCTGGGACCAGCCTGCTCCTGGTTCGTGCTGACCTCCGGCCAGCAGGAGGGCACTGCAGTTGTTATTCTGAACCAGCATTACAGGTCACCAAGGGATGCAGCCCACACCTGTTCCACATTTAGGCTGCAGCCTTGAGCTGTTGGCACGGGGCAGGGTCCTTGGCAGTCAGGCACCGTTCTGCAGGGGTCCTGGCGGGTGATGTCCCTTACCTGCCCCCTGGCCCAACTTGAGCCTAGCTGAGCCCTGGAGCAGTCCCCGGAGGCCTTGCCCCCACCCCAGTCCATGTCGCTTCCCCACCACCGGGCAGGAGCTACCGAGCGGATCCCTCCTCTAAcagctgtgccccccccccccggaaacCCAGGGGAAAGCTGACCCCCACCCTGTCGTCACAGGCCGGGCAGTGCCAACAGCAAACAGGGGACGGCTTGAGGAACGTTCGGCCCGGGAGGCGGGAGGCAGCCTTCCTGAGGCACGTGGGAAGGCCCCGAGGTAGGGACCAGGGCAAGGCATCACGGTACTCCCGTGCCTGAAAtcacaggcagggctggggcaaGTCCCTCCAAGCCTGCCCTGGAAGGAGGCCACCCCGACCCCAGAAAGGGCCCGGGGCTGCAGGGGTGTTATCGAAGCAAAACCAGAGGCCAGAGAAGGGCGGGCCCGAGCTGGGTGGGGCTTCAGTAATGTCTCAGGCTGAAGAAGCCCACGCTGGTGGGGGACTCCTTCACTGTGACCGTGATGAGGTTGGCAGTGACGTCGGTGACGAAGACGTGCTCAATGAGGCTGCGGGTGGGCTTCCAGTCCTGGCTGGTCTGGACAGACACGGATGGGTTCTGCTTGGCGCCGGGCGGCGAGGCCGAGCCCGGGTCCGAGTCGGAGCTGCTCTCCTCCCCGGCGCTCAGCTCGGCCGCCAAGGCTGCCTTGCGTCCTTCCCCAGAGGCTGTGTGGCCCTCCTGACTGCTGGGGGCCGCGCTGCCCCGCACACAGTCCCTCTTGCCCGCGGACGTGGGCAGAGCCGTCACCCTGGAGGGCAGCTTCTCACTCTTGCTGCCGTCGGAGGGCATGGCGGCCCCGCTCCCCCCGGCGGGGCCACCCCCGACGCTCTTCCCCGCGGCCGGGCTGGTGGCAGGGACACCCTTGCTGGCTGTGGCGTGGCGGGCGACCATGCCCACCCCTGCTGTGCCATTCTTGACACTCTGTAAGTCCAAGACCTGGAGGCTCAGCTCCTGGGTGGGTGCGGGCTGGGGGCCCAGGCACGCTGCAGGGCCCTTGCTGCTACTGTGGACATAGGGGGGCCCCCCAGCGCTCCCCCCTTTCTGCTCCACGGCCCCACTGCTGGGGGCCTTTGGGACTTTGCTTCCTGGGGAGCCGATCCCCAGCCCTCCCTTCTGCATCCTCACCTTGAGGTCCAGCCCGAGGCCGCACTTGCCAGCGGTCTGGGCCTTGAGGGCCAGTCTACTGGCGGCCTGGGCCTGGCTCTGGCTCATTCGGTTCATGTAGTGGACGATGGAGCTCTGCCAGCTGATGCCACCCCGGCTGGGGCTGCCGGCCATGCCCTTCATCAGGCTGGCCAGGTTCTCCGGGGTGGCCATGGCGCTGGGGCCACCACAGGCCTCCTTGGCGTGGGCCTTCAGAGCGGCCAGGCCAGCCGCGGGGGCACTGAGCGGAGGGGGCAGCTTGACGGCCGGCGCCCCCAGGTCCTTCCGGGCGGCCTTCAGCGCCTTGGCCAGGCTCACGGGTCTTCGAGCCGCCTTCTGCTCCGGAGGCAGGGGCTTGCGGCCTCGCTTCTTCCGGATGGGATCCTTCAACTCGGGCTTGGCCACCAAGATCTGGGCCTTCTTCTGAGGCACCGGGTGGGTCTCACGGCCCCGGGGACCCCTCTTGGCATCTAAATCACTGTCGTCTTCTTCGTcagaggaggtggaggaagacGTGGACGAAGACGAGGAGCTGCTGGACTTGGAGGGAGCGTCGGGCTcctgcagagacagagcacagatGGGGTCACTGCCTGGAAGGCCGGGCCCCAGGGCCGTCAGACACCTCCACGCGGAGACCGCGCCGGTGGCCGCCACACTAGAGACGCAGCCAGGAGGGAGCGAGGCCTCGCCAGCCTGTTCCAGAAGGGATAGGAAAAGCCCTTGTGAGATTCCACAAGATGCAGTTAGAAGCAGAATGAGCGGAACAAAGAACGGACGGTTTGTGAAACCGGAGCAGAGGAACGAAGCAGAGCGTGTGTGGTCAAGGCCCGGGTGCCACGGCCTTGAAGGGGGCCGCCGGGCCGGCTGCAGGCTccccagcagagggaaagggaagtgcCGAGCTTACGAGCCAAAGTCACGTGTGGACGTGCTTGTAATCTGAAGCAAGAGGACATCCTGCTCCAGCCCTCCCGCTTCCAAACCGGACCCCTTCAGAACATTCCGGCACACAGGAGGACAGATCTGCCTGTTGTCTTCTGTGTCTCACCAGGCCCATGCTTCCAAGGGCACCCATTAGGGAGACAGAGCCAACGctggctccctcctgccctcagCCCGGCACGATCCAGTCCAACCCGGGGCTCCAGAGCCTCCTTGCCCAGCCAGGCCCCCCGCCTCGATGGTCCCCGGCTGGTCACCCCAGCTGATGAGAGCCCGAGGGCACAGGACCCCCCTTGCTCCCAACGTCCTACCCGAAAGGAAGATGGGAAGACACGAGCGGGCTGTGCGGACCAGCCAACAAGCCTTAAGGCGAGCTTGTCACTGCCTCCCAGAAGGGCGGCTTTTGTCCATGACCGAGCTCTTGGCCACACTGTGTGGGGCTCAGGGTCCTGTGGCAATGCCCTCGAGAAAGGAATCCCAGGCACACCCCAGACTGGGGCCGTGACCCTTTTCCCCATCCTGCTTCTGAACTGAAGAGAGGGCACAGCCCCGGACCCCAAGCGTGCGTCCCCGTGGCTGCCCTGGTTCGCTGTGTCTACTCGGTGAACCtatgagcacctactgtgtacgtAGTTCCTGGTCTTTTCTGTGCCTGTGAGAAAGTGCTCAGCAGCCAAGCCTGACCCTGCGGTCCACGGGAAAGGAGTAGAGTGCGGAAGAGACAACAAATGAACAGGAAACCAGCCCTGAGGGGACCAGTCCTCCCGCAGAGGGACAGGCacgggggaggggagcaggggctcGCGGCTGCCTCCTGCTGGCAGAGGCATAGAGCCACCAGCAcggaaggaggcaggaggcccTTCTGAGCCAGGGAGACGGAAAGCCAAGCTGCTGTGGAAGAGCCAGCCGGAAACCCAGCCCCGAGCCCTCTACCCTCCTGCAACAGAGGGGGTGCGGGAGGTAAGTGGCCAGTAGGCCAGCGGCTACTCACCTTGAGTTTGGAGTGCCGGCTACAGGACACCACTGTGTGCTTCCTCGGCCGGCCCCGGGGCCGCTTGCCTCTCTTCCGGCTCTGCACCTCCTTCTCATGCTCCCTTGAGACAGTCACCAGTCAGGGCGCTGGAAGCCCCGTACGCACACCCTCTCCCACCACATGGGAACCCCAAGCCCCCAAACACCACCCCCAACTGACGTTCCGGGCCCAAGGTAGCTTCTCCCCAGCCCCACTGCAGAAACACTCGTCATGCACCCGAGGCAGACGTCCAGACTCTCTTTTTCCCAGTACAGTATTCGCTTTTTACCTATCGGTTTCGTTTCCCTTGGGTAAAACTGAGTGACAGACATCTCAGCAAAGCTGGGAAAGGAACAGTTCTCCGGTTTCTCCGACTCCTCCTCAGACAGCCCTGTGCTAAGCCGGGACGCTTTCCCCAGGGAGAATGTTTCATGGAACTTCTAGAATACAGCCTGCTAGAAGGAGCCTTAGTCGTCACATGGCCCAAGCCCAGCACTCCAAACAAGAGTGCTGCACGGCAGACAGGGACCACTGGCCCCAGCCTGTCTCTCCAATCTGTGTGCCCCAGTCCCGGGAACCAAGGGCTCTGGTCCTATCCCGCACTCTGGTCTTCCCAGAGCCGGTGCCCCAGCTCCCTATCCCGTTTCCTTTTCCTAACACTCCTCTGCTCCTACAACGTGTCTGGTGTCTGATCCTGCTGTGGCTGGAGCTCAAAGCCCGCACCTCTGGGAGGACACGTTTAATCAGCTCCCAGCTCCCGGCACTCGGGGTCACGAAGCCAAGAAAGCTgcttccagccccacccccagagaaaGCTTGTACTTCAGGCCACCCCGGGGAAGATGCTGATCTGGAAAAGCTTCCCCGTAATTAAAAGGGGCAACCAGTCATCTCAGTGGGACCTGGAACGCCATCGCTTGAAGAACCCAATTAGTACAACCAGACAGACCTCCCAGTCTCCAAAGCCGGCCTGAACTGTCACAGAAGGGCAGGGCTTTCCCCTGGGTCTCTTCTGCTGACACACTAACCTGCACCCTCAGATTGTGAACCTCACACCTGCCCTTACAaatctcccctcaccccaccaaGCACAGGACGGCCAGCTCCTAGTTCCGGGGCTGGTAGGGTGCCTTCTGGGTGCACAGGGGGAGACACCCACTTCCCTGACTTCTCTTCCCCATGATGTAAGCCAGACCACCCCACGCTTGTTTTCAACTCTCACACCGCCTGGATATTTCACCCTAGTTCTCGTCTGCTGTGCGATAACCGAAAAGGACACACACTCCGTCAGCAGTTAGGGTGCTGTCTTGTGGAGAAACAGACCGGCTCccttcaccccctccccccaggcttaCAAATTACGAATCCCACAGCAGACAATCAGATTACTGATAAGGTTTTCCAAAGGTATGAGGAAAGCATCGGCTGGCCTCGACCCTAACTCTGCCCAAAGCCCAGCTTTGCGTGCTTCTCAGTGCCACGGCCTCTTGGAGAAGACCCCAAATGTCGCTCTAGTGTGGGGGTAAAAAGTGGACCAGAGAACAAGCTGGCCAGGTTGACCCCAGATGGGAAAGCTTCTGAGCGACTCATTTAACTGTGTCTAGCGACagggcaccccccccacccctggcagtgTGCTCAGGGACACCGCTCCACGGACCCCCCCCGCCAGGACAGCTGGCCCCTCCGTCACCTGCCCCTCGTCTCCCTTTTGCCCACCTCAAGGTCTCTCCTAAACCAACTCTCCTATCTAAAAATAGAGATGACATCTAAGATTATGAAGTAGATCTGTCCCCTGAGACTGGCAAGGGAGCTCCCCCCCCACCCGGGTACCACCTGTTTTGCAGCCTAAAGATAAATAATGTGTCGTTTCCGGTAGAGAACCCACTAACTTTCTGCTGTGCTGCTCCagctccctctctgggcctcctctTGCTCAGAACCCTCAGGCAGCGCTGGGCCGCCAGGCCACCATTTTTATGGCAAACCTGCGATCCTGGTTTTTATTAGTGCCGTTGGCAAATGACTCAACAGCAAAAGCCAACAAGAGAAAGCAGAACTTTTCAGGAAGAAACCAAGAGGGTTCATTTTTGCAAGACTGGCCAGCAGAGAGACCCAGAGCAGCAATGACGCGGTGACTTCTGAGCTCTGGACATGATGCCGGCCAGGCCAGCTGACGGAAGATCGGGGAGGGGTTCATCTGGGACCTCAAAACTGGCCCCACCCCTACAGACCACCACCCCAGGGGGAGGCCCTCAGACCACAGCCCAGGCCCAGGACCCCCTGCAAGGCGGGCTTGGCCCTGAACCACCACAGGACAGGCCACAGGTCTCCCCAACATTCTCCCCCTTCCCACGCGTGCTGTTAACGTTCTCACTTCTTCTGGAAGGCCAGGAGCAGCCTTGGGTCCAGGATATTCTCCTCTGGCTCCCAGCTGTTGTGTCTGGAAAAGCAAAAAGCAAGGAGTCAAGACACACCAGGCCCTGGCAGGCCACTTCAGGAAACAGCTGGAAAGGGCCCGCCCCCTCGCCCTCCAAGCCCTGCTGATGGCAAGGGCATCGCGGTGCTGTGGCAGAGTCCCCCCAAATCCCACCCACGCCTAGGTCGCTTCCTGCAGACTGGGGGCCTTAAGGCCACCACCTCAGCCTCAAACTCCAAGGGAAACCACCACCTCAGCCCTCAATTAACTAGC
This region of Mustela lutreola isolate mMusLut2 chromosome 15, mMusLut2.pri, whole genome shotgun sequence genomic DNA includes:
- the CBX2 gene encoding chromobox protein homolog 2, translated to MEELSSVGEQVFAAECILSKRLRKGKLEYLVKWRGWSSKHNSWEPEENILDPRLLLAFQKKEHEKEVQSRKRGKRPRGRPRKHTVVSCSRHSKLKEPDAPSKSSSSSSSSTSSSTSSDEEDDSDLDAKRGPRGRETHPVPQKKAQILVAKPELKDPIRKKRGRKPLPPEQKAARRPVSLAKALKAARKDLGAPAVKLPPPLSAPAAGLAALKAHAKEACGGPSAMATPENLASLMKGMAGSPSRGGISWQSSIVHYMNRMSQSQAQAASRLALKAQTAGKCGLGLDLKVRMQKGGLGIGSPGSKVPKAPSSGAVEQKGGSAGGPPYVHSSSKGPAACLGPQPAPTQELSLQVLDLQSVKNGTAGVGMVARHATASKGVPATSPAAGKSVGGGPAGGSGAAMPSDGSKSEKLPSRVTALPTSAGKRDCVRGSAAPSSQEGHTASGEGRKAALAAELSAGEESSSDSDPGSASPPGAKQNPSVSVQTSQDWKPTRSLIEHVFVTDVTANLITVTVKESPTSVGFFSLRHY